The Cloeon dipterum chromosome X, ieCloDipt1.1, whole genome shotgun sequence genome includes a window with the following:
- the NUCB1 gene encoding nucleobindin-2 isoform X1, producing the protein MRILVLSLVLVNIVQVVVGPPVTANKKGEADKKDEEQKGADWDIGLEYNRYLQEVVQALESDPEFREKLEKAEVADIRTGKIASELEFVNHNIRSKLDELKRTEMERLRHLAIKEYELKQAEKYENERTHGDGDENEIDHGPKIKLPHHLDHINPHSFEIEDLRKLIVQTTKDLEEADLKRRQEFKEYEMQKEYEKSQQLNLLDEDHRKEFEHKIEEQEEKHKKHPSLHHPGSKQQLEQVWEEQDHMNPEDFNPKTFFHMHDLDGNGYWDADEVKTLFQKELDKMYDPNAPEDDMRERREEMERMREHVFNESDVNRDHLISYEEFLEQTKKKEFEQDQGWQGLDNQKLYTHEEYLEYERKRQEEVQKLIAQGLLPPQPHDMHLPYGIQVPPEYFHHAQQQAGYQQGHQPQLSPHQQPPQGHHQPPHPGQFQQAQGYHPPQPQVVPHNQQPQYQQQQQPQYQQQQPQYQQQQVHYQQQQQPPVHHQQQQQPPVHHQQQQQPPVHHQQQQQPPVHHQQQQQPQYQVNNPPPVQQQFQNPAQQPPVVQHQNNQAPIQQHNNQIPVQQQQQHVNQAQYQNNAQPIPPKQHNSPPLHNQQQPPTGQVHNSPVQHASSSEAQQNAAGSQHN; encoded by the exons ATGCGAATTTTGGTGTTATCGCTGGTGTTGGTCAACATCGTGCAGGTAGTTGTTGGTCCTCCAGTCACGGCCAACAAGAAGGGAGAAGCTGACAAAAAGGATGAAGAACAGAAGGGTGCTGATTGG GACATCGGCCTGGAGTACAACCGATATTTGCAGGAAGTAGTTCAGGCCTTGGAGAGTGATCCTGAGTTCAGGGAAAAGCTGGAAAAAGCTGAAGTGGCTGACATCAGG ACGGGCAAAATCGCGTCTGAACTAGAGTTTGTGAACCACAACATCCGATCCAAGTTGGACGAACTCAAGAGAACTGAGATGGAGAGATTGCGTCATTTGGCCATCAAAGAATACGAGCTGAAGCAGGCGGAGAAGTACGAAAATGAAAGGACCCACGGAGATGGGGATGAAAACGAAATTGACCACGGACCAAAAATAAAGCTGCCTCACCACCTGGACCACATCAACCCTCACAGCTTTGAAATCGAGGATCTGAGGAAACTTATTGTTCAG ACCACAAAGGACCTTGAAGAGGCGGACTTGAAGCGGCGGCAGGAGTTCAAGGAATATGAGATGCAAAAGGAGTATGAGAAATCTCAGCAGCTGAATTTGCTGGACGAAGACCACAGGAAAGAGTTTGAGCACAAAATCGAAGAGCAGGAGGAAAAGCACAAGAAACACCCCtct CTGCACCACCCTGGCAGCAAACAACAGCTGGAGCAGGTGTGGGAGGAGCAGGATCACATGAACCCTGAGGATTTTAACCCAAAAACTTTCTTCCACATGCATG ACCTGGACGGAAACGGTTACTGGGACGCAGACGAGGTGAAGACGCTGTTCCAGAAGGAGCTGGACAAAATGTACGACCCCAATGCACCTGAAGATGACATGAGGGAAAGACGTGAGGAGATGGAGCGCATGAGGGAACACGTTTTCAATGAGTCTGATGTTAACAGGGATCACTTAATTAG CTACGAAGAGTTTTTGGAACAGACAAAGAAGAAGGAGTTTGAGCAAGACCAGGGCTGGCAGGGCCTGGATAACCAGAAACTGTACACACACGAGGAGTACCTTGAATATGAGCGAAAGAGGCAGGAGGAAGTGCAGAAGCTGATCGCCCAGGGCTTG TTGCCTCCTCAACCGCACGACATGCACCTGCCATATGGCATTCAGGTCCCCCCTGAGTATTTCCACCATGCCCAGCAGCAGGCAGGATACCAGCAAGGGCACCAACCTCAG CTGTCGCCCCACCAACAGCCACCGCAAGGTCATCACCAACCGCCGCACCCTGGTCAGTTCCAACAGGCCCAGGGATATCACCCACCGCAGCCTCAAGTTGTGCCGCACAACCAACAGCCGCAgtaccagcagcagcaacagccacaataccagcagcagcagccgcagtaccagcagcagcaagtaCATTAccaacagcaacaacagccgCCAGTGCATCAccaacagcaacaacagccgCCAGTGCATCAccaacagcaacaacagccgCCAGTGCATCAccaacagcaacaacagccgCCAGTGCATCatcagcaacaacagcagcctCAATACCAAGTCAATAACCCTCCCCCTGTCCAGCAGCAGTTCCAAAACCCGGCCCAGCAGCCCCCTGTTGTCCAGCATCAAAACAATCAGGCACCTATTCAGCAGCACAACAATCAAATTCctgtccagcagcagcagcagcatgtCAACCAGGCCCAGTACCAAAACAATGCACAGCCGATTCCGCCGAAACAACACAACTCTCCGCCTCTGCAcaaccagcagcagccgccaaCTGGCCAGGTGCACAACTCGCCTGTGCAACATGCTTCCTCGAGCGAGGCGCAGCAAAATGCCGCTGGGTCTCAGCACAACTAA
- the NUCB1 gene encoding nucleobindin-2 isoform X3 — protein sequence MRILVLSLVLVNIVQVVVGPPVTANKKGEADKKDEEQKGADWDIGLEYNRYLQEVVQALESDPEFREKLEKAEVADIRTGKIASELEFVNHNIRSKLDELKRTEMERLRHLAIKEYELKQAEKYENERTHGDGDENEIDHGPKIKLPHHLDHINPHSFEIEDLRKLIVQTTKDLEEADLKRRQEFKEYEMQKEYEKSQQLNLLDEDHRKEFEHKIEEQEEKHKKHPSLHHPGSKQQLEQVWEEQDHMNPEDFNPKTFFHMHDLDGNGYWDADEVKTLFQKELDKMYDPNAPEDDMRERREEMERMREHVFNESDVNRDHLISYEEFLEQTKKKEFEQDQGWQGLDNQKLYTHEEYLEYERKRQEEVQKLIAQGLLSPHQQPPQGHHQPPHPGQFQQAQGYHPPQPQVVPHNQQPQYQQQQQPQYQQQQPQYQQQQVHYQQQQQPPVHHQQQQQPPVHHQQQQQPPVHHQQQQQPPVHHQQQQQPQYQVNNPPPVQQQFQNPAQQPPVVQHQNNQAPIQQHNNQIPVQQQQQHVNQAQYQNNAQPIPPKQHNSPPLHNQQQPPTGQVHNSPVQHASSSEAQQNAAGSQHN from the exons ATGCGAATTTTGGTGTTATCGCTGGTGTTGGTCAACATCGTGCAGGTAGTTGTTGGTCCTCCAGTCACGGCCAACAAGAAGGGAGAAGCTGACAAAAAGGATGAAGAACAGAAGGGTGCTGATTGG GACATCGGCCTGGAGTACAACCGATATTTGCAGGAAGTAGTTCAGGCCTTGGAGAGTGATCCTGAGTTCAGGGAAAAGCTGGAAAAAGCTGAAGTGGCTGACATCAGG ACGGGCAAAATCGCGTCTGAACTAGAGTTTGTGAACCACAACATCCGATCCAAGTTGGACGAACTCAAGAGAACTGAGATGGAGAGATTGCGTCATTTGGCCATCAAAGAATACGAGCTGAAGCAGGCGGAGAAGTACGAAAATGAAAGGACCCACGGAGATGGGGATGAAAACGAAATTGACCACGGACCAAAAATAAAGCTGCCTCACCACCTGGACCACATCAACCCTCACAGCTTTGAAATCGAGGATCTGAGGAAACTTATTGTTCAG ACCACAAAGGACCTTGAAGAGGCGGACTTGAAGCGGCGGCAGGAGTTCAAGGAATATGAGATGCAAAAGGAGTATGAGAAATCTCAGCAGCTGAATTTGCTGGACGAAGACCACAGGAAAGAGTTTGAGCACAAAATCGAAGAGCAGGAGGAAAAGCACAAGAAACACCCCtct CTGCACCACCCTGGCAGCAAACAACAGCTGGAGCAGGTGTGGGAGGAGCAGGATCACATGAACCCTGAGGATTTTAACCCAAAAACTTTCTTCCACATGCATG ACCTGGACGGAAACGGTTACTGGGACGCAGACGAGGTGAAGACGCTGTTCCAGAAGGAGCTGGACAAAATGTACGACCCCAATGCACCTGAAGATGACATGAGGGAAAGACGTGAGGAGATGGAGCGCATGAGGGAACACGTTTTCAATGAGTCTGATGTTAACAGGGATCACTTAATTAG CTACGAAGAGTTTTTGGAACAGACAAAGAAGAAGGAGTTTGAGCAAGACCAGGGCTGGCAGGGCCTGGATAACCAGAAACTGTACACACACGAGGAGTACCTTGAATATGAGCGAAAGAGGCAGGAGGAAGTGCAGAAGCTGATCGCCCAGGGCTTG CTGTCGCCCCACCAACAGCCACCGCAAGGTCATCACCAACCGCCGCACCCTGGTCAGTTCCAACAGGCCCAGGGATATCACCCACCGCAGCCTCAAGTTGTGCCGCACAACCAACAGCCGCAgtaccagcagcagcaacagccacaataccagcagcagcagccgcagtaccagcagcagcaagtaCATTAccaacagcaacaacagccgCCAGTGCATCAccaacagcaacaacagccgCCAGTGCATCAccaacagcaacaacagccgCCAGTGCATCAccaacagcaacaacagccgCCAGTGCATCatcagcaacaacagcagcctCAATACCAAGTCAATAACCCTCCCCCTGTCCAGCAGCAGTTCCAAAACCCGGCCCAGCAGCCCCCTGTTGTCCAGCATCAAAACAATCAGGCACCTATTCAGCAGCACAACAATCAAATTCctgtccagcagcagcagcagcatgtCAACCAGGCCCAGTACCAAAACAATGCACAGCCGATTCCGCCGAAACAACACAACTCTCCGCCTCTGCAcaaccagcagcagccgccaaCTGGCCAGGTGCACAACTCGCCTGTGCAACATGCTTCCTCGAGCGAGGCGCAGCAAAATGCCGCTGGGTCTCAGCACAACTAA
- the NUCB1 gene encoding nucleobindin-2 isoform X2 has translation MRILVLSLVLVNIVQVVVGPPVTANKKGEADKKDEEQKGADWDIGLEYNRYLQEVVQALESDPEFREKLEKAEVADIRTGKIASELEFVNHNIRSKLDELKRTEMERLRHLAIKEYELKQAEKYENERTHGDGDENEIDHGPKIKLPHHLDHINPHSFEIEDLRKLIVQTTKDLEEADLKRRQEFKEYEMQKEYEKSQQLNLLDEDHRKEFEHKIEEQEEKHKKHPSLHHPGSKQQLEQVWEEQDHMNPEDFNPKTFFHMHDLDGNGYWDADEVKTLFQKELDKMYDPNAPEDDMRERREEMERMREHVFNESDVNRDHLISYEEFLEQTKKKEFEQDQGWQGLDNQKLYTHEEYLEYERKRQEEVQKLIAQGLLPPQPHDMHLPYGIQVPPEYFHHAQQQAGYQQGHQPQLSPHQQPPQGHHQPPHPGQFQQAQGYHPPQPQVVPHNQQPQYQQQQQPQYQQQQPQYQQQQVHYQQQQQPPVHHQQQQQPPVHHQQQPPVHHQQQQQPQYQVNNPPPVQQQFQNPAQQPPVVQHQNNQAPIQQHNNQIPVQQQQQHVNQAQYQNNAQPIPPKQHNSPPLHNQQQPPTGQVHNSPVQHASSSEAQQNAAGSQHN, from the exons ATGCGAATTTTGGTGTTATCGCTGGTGTTGGTCAACATCGTGCAGGTAGTTGTTGGTCCTCCAGTCACGGCCAACAAGAAGGGAGAAGCTGACAAAAAGGATGAAGAACAGAAGGGTGCTGATTGG GACATCGGCCTGGAGTACAACCGATATTTGCAGGAAGTAGTTCAGGCCTTGGAGAGTGATCCTGAGTTCAGGGAAAAGCTGGAAAAAGCTGAAGTGGCTGACATCAGG ACGGGCAAAATCGCGTCTGAACTAGAGTTTGTGAACCACAACATCCGATCCAAGTTGGACGAACTCAAGAGAACTGAGATGGAGAGATTGCGTCATTTGGCCATCAAAGAATACGAGCTGAAGCAGGCGGAGAAGTACGAAAATGAAAGGACCCACGGAGATGGGGATGAAAACGAAATTGACCACGGACCAAAAATAAAGCTGCCTCACCACCTGGACCACATCAACCCTCACAGCTTTGAAATCGAGGATCTGAGGAAACTTATTGTTCAG ACCACAAAGGACCTTGAAGAGGCGGACTTGAAGCGGCGGCAGGAGTTCAAGGAATATGAGATGCAAAAGGAGTATGAGAAATCTCAGCAGCTGAATTTGCTGGACGAAGACCACAGGAAAGAGTTTGAGCACAAAATCGAAGAGCAGGAGGAAAAGCACAAGAAACACCCCtct CTGCACCACCCTGGCAGCAAACAACAGCTGGAGCAGGTGTGGGAGGAGCAGGATCACATGAACCCTGAGGATTTTAACCCAAAAACTTTCTTCCACATGCATG ACCTGGACGGAAACGGTTACTGGGACGCAGACGAGGTGAAGACGCTGTTCCAGAAGGAGCTGGACAAAATGTACGACCCCAATGCACCTGAAGATGACATGAGGGAAAGACGTGAGGAGATGGAGCGCATGAGGGAACACGTTTTCAATGAGTCTGATGTTAACAGGGATCACTTAATTAG CTACGAAGAGTTTTTGGAACAGACAAAGAAGAAGGAGTTTGAGCAAGACCAGGGCTGGCAGGGCCTGGATAACCAGAAACTGTACACACACGAGGAGTACCTTGAATATGAGCGAAAGAGGCAGGAGGAAGTGCAGAAGCTGATCGCCCAGGGCTTG TTGCCTCCTCAACCGCACGACATGCACCTGCCATATGGCATTCAGGTCCCCCCTGAGTATTTCCACCATGCCCAGCAGCAGGCAGGATACCAGCAAGGGCACCAACCTCAG CTGTCGCCCCACCAACAGCCACCGCAAGGTCATCACCAACCGCCGCACCCTGGTCAGTTCCAACAGGCCCAGGGATATCACCCACCGCAGCCTCAAGTTGTGCCGCACAACCAACAGCCGCAgtaccagcagcagcaacagccacaataccagcagcagcagccgcagtaccagcagcagcaagtaCATTAccaacagcaacaacagccgCCAGTGCATCAccaacagcaacaacagccgCCAGTGCATCAccaacag cagccgCCAGTGCATCatcagcaacaacagcagcctCAATACCAAGTCAATAACCCTCCCCCTGTCCAGCAGCAGTTCCAAAACCCGGCCCAGCAGCCCCCTGTTGTCCAGCATCAAAACAATCAGGCACCTATTCAGCAGCACAACAATCAAATTCctgtccagcagcagcagcagcatgtCAACCAGGCCCAGTACCAAAACAATGCACAGCCGATTCCGCCGAAACAACACAACTCTCCGCCTCTGCAcaaccagcagcagccgccaaCTGGCCAGGTGCACAACTCGCCTGTGCAACATGCTTCCTCGAGCGAGGCGCAGCAAAATGCCGCTGGGTCTCAGCACAACTAA
- the LOC135945209 gene encoding LITAF domain-containing protein isoform X3 — protein MGKADQVPSQQQGPPPQAPPSYSQATGGVPPASPFTPGPVPSTHHAQNAFFVAHGPTIVTTVVPVGPHPTHMICPSCHAEIDSSTETKPGLIAYISGFIIALCGCWCGCCLIPCCVDECMDVHHNCPNCKAYLGRFKR, from the exons atgGGCAAAGCAGATCAGGTTCCATCCCAGCAGCAAGGTCCGCCTCCGCAGGCGCCACCAAGCTACTCCCAGGCCACAGGAGGAGTGCCCCCCGCAAGCCCCTTCACTCCTGGCCCTGTCCCAAGCACACACCACGCGCAGA ATGCATTTTTTGTAGCTCACGGACCGACAATCGTGACTACCGTGGTGCCTGTGGGTCCTCATCCGACGCACATGATCTGTCCAAGCTGCCATGCCGAAATTGACTCATCTACCGAGACCAAACCAGGTCTGATTGCCTACATTTCCGGTTTCATCATTGCGCTCTGTGG tTGCTGGTGCGGTTGCTGCTTGATTCCTTGCTGCGTCGATGAGTGCATGGACGTGCATCATAATTGCCCCAACTGCAAAGCGTATCTTGGCAGGTTCAAGAGATAA
- the LOC135945209 gene encoding lipopolysaccharide-induced tumor necrosis factor-alpha factor homolog isoform X1 — protein MGNSLQRAQTAKRSQNTVHPAWVGAEEAKEVSNKRKKEMGKADQVPSQQQGPPPQAPPSYSQATGGVPPASPFTPGPVPSTHHAQNAFFVAHGPTIVTTVVPVGPHPTHMICPSCHAEIDSSTETKPGLIAYISGFIIALCGCWCGCCLIPCCVDECMDVHHNCPNCKAYLGRFKR, from the exons ATGGGCAATTCGTTGCAAAGAGCACAAACAGCGAAACGTTCTCAAAACACCGTCCATCCAGCTTGGGTTGGCGCTGAGGAGGCAAAAGAAGTCTCAAATAAGAGGAAAAAAGAG atgGGCAAAGCAGATCAGGTTCCATCCCAGCAGCAAGGTCCGCCTCCGCAGGCGCCACCAAGCTACTCCCAGGCCACAGGAGGAGTGCCCCCCGCAAGCCCCTTCACTCCTGGCCCTGTCCCAAGCACACACCACGCGCAGA ATGCATTTTTTGTAGCTCACGGACCGACAATCGTGACTACCGTGGTGCCTGTGGGTCCTCATCCGACGCACATGATCTGTCCAAGCTGCCATGCCGAAATTGACTCATCTACCGAGACCAAACCAGGTCTGATTGCCTACATTTCCGGTTTCATCATTGCGCTCTGTGG tTGCTGGTGCGGTTGCTGCTTGATTCCTTGCTGCGTCGATGAGTGCATGGACGTGCATCATAATTGCCCCAACTGCAAAGCGTATCTTGGCAGGTTCAAGAGATAA
- the LOC135945209 gene encoding lipopolysaccharide-induced tumor necrosis factor-alpha factor homolog isoform X2 — protein MGNSLQRAQTAKRSQNTVHPAWVGAEEAKEVSNKRKKEMGKADQVPSQQQGPPPQAPPSYSQATGGVPPASPFTPGPVPSTHHAQTHGPTIVTTVVPVGPHPTHMICPSCHAEIDSSTETKPGLIAYISGFIIALCGCWCGCCLIPCCVDECMDVHHNCPNCKAYLGRFKR, from the exons ATGGGCAATTCGTTGCAAAGAGCACAAACAGCGAAACGTTCTCAAAACACCGTCCATCCAGCTTGGGTTGGCGCTGAGGAGGCAAAAGAAGTCTCAAATAAGAGGAAAAAAGAG atgGGCAAAGCAGATCAGGTTCCATCCCAGCAGCAAGGTCCGCCTCCGCAGGCGCCACCAAGCTACTCCCAGGCCACAGGAGGAGTGCCCCCCGCAAGCCCCTTCACTCCTGGCCCTGTCCCAAGCACACACCACGCGCAGA CTCACGGACCGACAATCGTGACTACCGTGGTGCCTGTGGGTCCTCATCCGACGCACATGATCTGTCCAAGCTGCCATGCCGAAATTGACTCATCTACCGAGACCAAACCAGGTCTGATTGCCTACATTTCCGGTTTCATCATTGCGCTCTGTGG tTGCTGGTGCGGTTGCTGCTTGATTCCTTGCTGCGTCGATGAGTGCATGGACGTGCATCATAATTGCCCCAACTGCAAAGCGTATCTTGGCAGGTTCAAGAGATAA